From the genome of Pseudodesulfovibrio sp. S3, one region includes:
- a CDS encoding SPOR domain-containing protein: MPETIEPKYKVKVPKLNAVKKKFDFSLSLPGMISAVGAGVLALTFFFVMGILIGRGYRPEADVPPLGQIMPDRIHGQMAQEQSAPGVLTSEELDYQDRLKASPQQIMDDQTQAPKPAPVVKPEPVAKPDPVAKPEPVAKSKPESAPANAGEEVFDYVYQVASFKKIEMAKDLGKKLEAAGLRVSIEDGQAKGSTWHRLRVLHHGTPSSTNEMKAVLAKHGIGKPLLKKKTPAK; the protein is encoded by the coding sequence ATGCCTGAAACCATAGAACCGAAATACAAGGTCAAAGTGCCAAAGCTCAATGCCGTCAAGAAGAAGTTCGATTTTTCCCTGTCCCTTCCCGGCATGATCAGCGCGGTTGGTGCCGGGGTGTTGGCCCTGACGTTCTTCTTTGTGATGGGCATCCTCATCGGGCGTGGCTATCGGCCCGAGGCGGACGTACCGCCCCTTGGGCAGATCATGCCGGATAGAATCCATGGGCAAATGGCGCAAGAACAGTCTGCGCCCGGCGTGCTCACGTCCGAGGAACTGGATTACCAGGATAGGCTGAAGGCGTCGCCGCAGCAGATCATGGATGACCAGACACAGGCACCCAAACCTGCGCCTGTTGTCAAGCCCGAACCTGTCGCCAAGCCGGACCCTGTCGCCAAACCCGAACCTGTTGCCAAATCCAAGCCCGAGTCCGCCCCGGCCAATGCCGGTGAAGAGGTCTTTGATTACGTCTATCAGGTCGCTTCGTTCAAGAAGATAGAGATGGCCAAAGATCTGGGTAAGAAGTTGGAAGCTGCCGGTCTGCGAGTCTCCATCGAAGACGGCCAAGCCAAAGGTTCCACCTGGCATCGGCTGCGGGTGCTGCACCACGGTACGCCGTCCTCCACCAACGAGATGAAGGCGGTGCTGGCCAAACACGGCATAGGCAAACCGCTCTTGAAGAAGAAGACACCGGCAAAATAG
- the zapA gene encoding cell division protein ZapA: MPRYTLTLLGLEISFKTDADNVRIEAAQAFIENKHKELVGGAGDISKEKLLTYLLLSLADDYLVAEDKLKRLEGKIGEILEKTSTEPGR, encoded by the coding sequence ATGCCTCGTTACACGTTGACCCTGCTGGGACTCGAGATATCCTTCAAGACCGATGCGGACAATGTCCGTATCGAAGCCGCGCAGGCATTTATTGAGAACAAGCATAAAGAGCTTGTTGGCGGAGCAGGCGACATCAGCAAGGAAAAATTGCTCACGTACCTGCTTTTAAGCCTCGCGGACGACTATCTGGTCGCGGAAGACAAACTGAAGCGGCTGGAAGGGAAGATCGGAGAGATTTTGGAAAAGACCTCAACGGAGCCGGGCCGATAA
- a CDS encoding CheR family methyltransferase, translating to MSSSLDIVRSEMGDAEFKRFSALIHSEFGIKMPPTKKVLLQSRFQKRLRALGMSSYKEYCDYVFSPEGHEAERMHLIDVVTTNTTHFFREPKHWDIMNNTVLPELWSRGIGRNGNLNLWSAGCSSGEEPYTLAMVLHEWSTSHQGFGFKIMATDISQKILAEAKRAVYSMEKVEDVPMQYKKKYMLKSKNQQLVKMDDVLRNKISFQRLNFMGDFRLPQKQDIIFCRNVVIYFDRATQEILFQKFCNNLQSGGYLFIGHSESLSGMPLPIKQVAPTVFQRN from the coding sequence ATGAGCAGTTCCTTAGATATAGTTCGTTCAGAAATGGGCGATGCCGAATTCAAGCGATTCAGCGCTCTCATCCACTCGGAGTTCGGCATCAAGATGCCGCCCACCAAAAAGGTATTGCTGCAATCCCGTTTCCAGAAAAGATTACGCGCACTTGGTATGTCCAGCTACAAGGAATACTGCGACTACGTATTCTCCCCCGAGGGGCATGAAGCGGAACGCATGCACCTGATAGACGTGGTCACCACCAACACCACCCATTTCTTTCGCGAGCCCAAGCACTGGGACATCATGAACAACACCGTCCTGCCCGAGCTTTGGAGCCGGGGCATCGGCCGAAACGGAAACCTGAACCTCTGGTCCGCAGGCTGTTCAAGCGGCGAAGAACCCTACACCCTGGCCATGGTCCTCCATGAGTGGAGCACCTCGCACCAGGGATTCGGGTTCAAAATCATGGCGACTGACATCTCCCAGAAGATTCTGGCCGAGGCCAAACGGGCCGTCTACTCCATGGAAAAAGTGGAAGACGTGCCCATGCAATACAAGAAGAAGTACATGCTCAAGTCAAAAAACCAGCAACTGGTCAAGATGGACGATGTCTTGCGCAACAAAATTTCCTTCCAACGGCTCAACTTCATGGGTGATTTCCGCCTGCCCCAAAAGCAGGACATCATTTTCTGCCGCAACGTGGTCATCTATTTCGACCGGGCCACCCAGGAGATACTGTTCCAGAAATTCTGCAACAATCTGCAATCCGGCGGCTACCTCTTCATCGGTCACTCGGAGAGTTTGTCCGGTATGCCGCTGCCCATCAAGCAGGTGGCCCCCACGGTCTTCCAGCGGAATTGA
- a CDS encoding queuosine precursor transporter, giving the protein MNETLWILFALVDLSMVLVVYRLFGRVGLYGLMVFNLLLCNIQVLKTVELFGLTTTLGNVLYASVFLATDLLSEFYGKHEARKGVLLGFVALVMMVVYMQIALYFVPAADDFAQPHLSALFGFMPRIALASMVAYLVSQLHDVWAFHAIKERTGGRLLWLRNNASTMVSQLLDSAIFCTIAFWGMFPMNVFMEILLSTYIIKVIVAGLDTPFIYLAKRIFSKRHTADSGA; this is encoded by the coding sequence ATGAACGAAACATTATGGATACTTTTTGCCTTGGTGGACCTGTCCATGGTCCTGGTGGTTTACCGGCTGTTCGGTCGGGTGGGGTTGTACGGCCTGATGGTCTTCAACCTGCTTCTGTGCAACATTCAGGTGCTCAAGACCGTGGAACTGTTCGGCCTGACCACCACGCTGGGGAATGTGCTCTATGCCAGCGTGTTCCTGGCAACGGACCTGCTCAGCGAATTTTACGGCAAGCATGAAGCGCGCAAAGGGGTTCTGCTCGGGTTCGTGGCCCTGGTCATGATGGTGGTCTACATGCAGATCGCCCTCTATTTCGTACCTGCCGCCGACGATTTCGCCCAGCCGCATCTTTCCGCACTCTTCGGCTTCATGCCGCGCATCGCCCTGGCCAGCATGGTCGCCTACCTGGTCTCCCAACTGCATGACGTCTGGGCTTTCCACGCCATCAAGGAACGCACGGGCGGCAGACTCCTTTGGCTGCGCAACAATGCCTCCACCATGGTCAGCCAGTTGCTGGATTCGGCCATCTTCTGCACCATCGCCTTCTGGGGCATGTTTCCCATGAACGTGTTCATGGAGATCCTGCTTTCGACCTATATCATCAAGGTCATCGTGGCCGGACTGGACACCCCGTTCATCTACCTGGCCAAACGGATATTCTCCAAACGGCACACTGCAGACAGCGGCGCGTAA
- a CDS encoding DUF2157 domain-containing protein, translating into MKFSRKDLDLAMGAGIISSETRDALAAFFEGRPESGPSFSMANVLYYLGGLIVISAMTFYATSAWAELGGLGHLLVAVGYGLTLLLTGNWLWHGKGQRIPGGILVTAAVCLTPMAVFGLQELSGWWMWDEPGMYRDFYRWIRGGWFFMEIGTVAVGCLALWRYRFPFITLPIAFSLWFLSMDMSAILYGPDFSWDQREIVSLWFGLCMLVASYLADRRTREDFAFWGYLFGMFAFWGGLTSLDSDSELGKFLYCCINLLLMGVSVVLQRRVFIVFGSMGVFGYLGHLAGDVFEDTLTFTFALSALGLIVIFAGLQYHRHRKTIEEKAVLLLPPFIRRSLPMNRG; encoded by the coding sequence ATGAAATTTTCCCGGAAAGACTTGGACTTGGCCATGGGGGCCGGAATCATCTCTTCGGAGACGCGTGACGCCCTTGCGGCCTTTTTCGAAGGGAGGCCGGAGAGCGGCCCCTCGTTCTCCATGGCCAACGTGCTTTACTACCTGGGCGGCCTTATCGTCATCAGTGCCATGACCTTTTACGCGACTTCTGCATGGGCGGAGCTGGGCGGCCTGGGCCACCTGCTGGTTGCCGTAGGCTATGGCCTGACTCTTTTGCTGACCGGCAACTGGCTGTGGCACGGCAAGGGGCAACGCATTCCCGGCGGCATCCTGGTCACGGCCGCAGTCTGCCTGACGCCCATGGCCGTATTCGGTCTTCAGGAACTGTCCGGTTGGTGGATGTGGGACGAACCGGGCATGTACAGGGACTTCTACCGGTGGATTCGTGGCGGATGGTTTTTCATGGAGATCGGCACGGTGGCGGTGGGGTGTCTCGCCTTGTGGCGCTACAGGTTCCCCTTCATCACCCTGCCCATAGCCTTCAGCCTGTGGTTCCTTTCCATGGATATGTCGGCAATCCTCTACGGCCCGGACTTTTCCTGGGATCAACGGGAGATCGTTTCCCTGTGGTTCGGCCTCTGCATGCTTGTGGCCAGCTACCTGGCGGACCGCCGGACCAGGGAGGATTTCGCCTTTTGGGGCTACCTGTTCGGCATGTTTGCCTTTTGGGGCGGATTGACCAGCCTTGACAGCGACTCGGAGTTGGGGAAGTTCCTCTACTGCTGCATCAACCTTTTGCTCATGGGCGTGTCGGTGGTGCTGCAACGCCGTGTCTTCATCGTGTTCGGCTCCATGGGGGTGTTCGGCTATCTGGGGCATCTGGCCGGGGATGTGTTCGAGGATACACTGACCTTCACCTTTGCCCTGAGCGCCCTTGGACTGATCGTTATTTTTGCAGGGCTTCAGTATCACAGGCACCGCAAAACCATAGAGGAAAAAGCGGTCCTCTTGCTGCCTCCCTTCATCAGGCGTTCCCTTCCGATGAACAGGGGCTAG
- the argS gene encoding arginine--tRNA ligase, with protein MRAKIHLEGALKKVLGDFGWEWPEKAVIEPPKDKSFGDMSANVAMMLSKQARKAPRAIAEDIQGALSGDPLIEKIDIAGPGFLNFTFAPTFWQETVGVILNAGEEYGSSTLGNGTRVQVEYVSANPTGPLHIGHGRGAALGDSLTRILEKAGYEVEAEYYINDAGRQMLILGGSILYRARLLGGQDVPEPEDFYKGDYITDIARDVMAANPGLLDMDAAEATEICKEYGKDVILDGIKEDLAAFGVRHDVWFSETSLVEDGKVDETFADLTRSGMGYAADGAFWFKSTELGDDKDRVLRKSNGDTTYFASDIAYHDNKFKRGFDLVVDIWGADHHGYIPRMMAACEALGKKDGLHVILVNLVNLLRDGQPIAMSTRAGQFETLKDVVDEVGSDAARFMFLSRKSDSKLDFDLELVKQKTMDNPVYYVQYAHARICSLKKKASEAGKSAAVVGVESLALLNTDYDMEILQLLDQYPDFVEAAARTQSPHMISMFLQELASTLHRYYTNCHVLSAEDDVAAARLMLLGCVAGVVKNGLGLLGVNAPESM; from the coding sequence ATGAGAGCGAAGATACATTTGGAAGGCGCACTGAAGAAGGTGCTGGGCGATTTCGGCTGGGAATGGCCGGAAAAAGCGGTCATCGAGCCGCCCAAGGACAAGAGTTTCGGCGACATGTCCGCCAACGTGGCCATGATGCTGTCCAAGCAGGCCAGGAAAGCCCCCCGCGCCATTGCCGAAGACATTCAGGGTGCGCTGTCCGGTGACCCGCTTATCGAGAAGATCGATATCGCCGGTCCGGGCTTTTTGAATTTCACCTTTGCGCCGACCTTCTGGCAGGAAACCGTAGGCGTCATCCTGAATGCGGGCGAGGAATACGGCTCCTCCACCCTGGGCAACGGCACCAGGGTACAGGTGGAATACGTGTCCGCCAACCCCACCGGGCCGCTGCACATCGGCCATGGTCGAGGTGCGGCATTGGGCGACTCCCTGACCCGGATTCTCGAGAAGGCCGGGTATGAGGTCGAGGCCGAGTACTACATCAACGATGCGGGCCGCCAGATGCTCATCCTGGGCGGGTCCATCCTGTACCGCGCCCGACTGTTGGGCGGACAGGACGTGCCCGAGCCTGAAGATTTCTACAAGGGCGACTATATCACCGATATCGCCAGGGATGTCATGGCCGCCAACCCCGGCCTGCTGGACATGGATGCGGCAGAGGCCACCGAGATATGCAAGGAATACGGCAAGGATGTGATCCTGGACGGCATCAAGGAAGATCTGGCCGCGTTCGGCGTGCGCCATGATGTCTGGTTTTCGGAGACGTCCCTGGTCGAGGACGGCAAGGTGGACGAGACCTTTGCGGACCTGACCAGGTCGGGCATGGGCTATGCGGCGGACGGCGCGTTCTGGTTCAAGTCCACGGAACTGGGCGACGACAAGGATCGCGTGTTGCGCAAATCCAACGGCGACACCACCTATTTCGCCTCGGACATCGCCTATCATGACAACAAGTTCAAGCGCGGTTTTGATCTCGTGGTGGACATCTGGGGTGCGGACCATCACGGGTATATCCCCCGCATGATGGCCGCCTGCGAAGCGCTCGGCAAGAAGGACGGGCTGCATGTCATCCTGGTCAACCTGGTCAACCTGCTGCGCGACGGTCAGCCCATTGCCATGAGTACGCGTGCGGGGCAGTTTGAGACCCTGAAGGACGTGGTTGACGAGGTTGGCTCCGATGCGGCCCGGTTCATGTTTTTGTCCCGTAAATCCGACTCCAAGCTGGATTTCGACCTGGAACTGGTCAAGCAGAAGACCATGGACAACCCGGTCTACTATGTGCAGTACGCACATGCCCGTATTTGTTCGCTGAAAAAGAAGGCGAGCGAAGCAGGCAAATCCGCAGCCGTTGTCGGCGTGGAGTCATTGGCTCTGCTGAATACTGATTATGACATGGAAATACTTCAACTTCTTGATCAGTATCCCGATTTTGTGGAGGCGGCTGCCCGTACGCAGAGTCCGCATATGATATCGATGTTTTTGCAGGAGCTTGCATCCACGCTCCACAGATACTATACCAATTGTCACGTGCTCAGCGCAGAGGATGATGTGGCCGCGGCCCGGCTTATGCTGCTCGGTTGCGTGGCCGGTGTCGTGAAGAACGGTCTTGGATTGCTGGGCGTGAATGCCCCGGAGTCCATGTAG
- a CDS encoding cell division protein ZapB encodes MELVTQLEERFNRLLNKVSELKEENQRLREEIEAEKQKRHDIESRIDTLLEKIQNELE; translated from the coding sequence ATGGAATTAGTTACCCAACTTGAAGAGCGCTTCAACAGATTACTGAATAAAGTTAGTGAATTGAAAGAAGAAAATCAGCGCTTGAGGGAGGAGATCGAGGCCGAGAAGCAGAAACGCCACGACATCGAATCTCGCATCGACACGCTGCTCGAAAAAATTCAAAACGAGCTGGAATGA
- the tyrS gene encoding tyrosine--tRNA ligase, giving the protein MNIYDDLKWRGLIHQVSDEDKVREYLATPGATMYCGFDPTAESLHIGNLVPLLCLVRMKRADLHPLYLMGGATGRIGDPSGKDKERELSDPGLMEERLEKIKGQVRRFVERNTGDRPEIVNNYDWTKDMTAIELLRDVGKHFTVNGMLQKESVKGRIGREETGISYTEFSYMILQSYDFYHLYKTRKCRLQIGGGDQWGNITAGCEFTRRRCAHEGEPAEVYALTFPLITTASGKKFGKSEKGAIYLNAEITSPYAFYQYFMNTDDADVIKFLKLFTFLDQEAIAEIEKQMQEAPHLRAAQKRLAEEVTTMIHGKHELERVLATTEALFGKGDLKTIDPVTLRAALESAPASHYAPGDVPDLPQMLVDLNLVQSKGQARKDIQGGGVYINGDRVEDGHEISDHDFIAGELLVIRKGKKHYGLITRS; this is encoded by the coding sequence GTGAATATCTACGATGACTTGAAGTGGCGAGGGCTGATTCATCAGGTGTCCGACGAAGACAAGGTACGCGAGTATCTCGCCACGCCGGGAGCCACCATGTATTGCGGCTTCGACCCCACCGCAGAATCGCTGCACATAGGCAATCTGGTCCCCCTGCTCTGTCTGGTCCGCATGAAACGTGCCGACCTCCATCCGCTCTACCTCATGGGCGGCGCCACCGGACGCATCGGCGACCCGTCCGGCAAGGACAAGGAACGCGAACTGTCCGATCCCGGCCTCATGGAAGAGCGCCTTGAAAAGATCAAGGGCCAGGTCCGCCGCTTTGTTGAACGCAATACGGGCGACCGTCCGGAGATCGTCAACAACTACGATTGGACCAAGGACATGACCGCCATTGAGCTGCTGCGTGACGTGGGCAAACACTTCACCGTCAACGGGATGCTCCAGAAGGAATCTGTCAAAGGACGCATCGGCCGTGAAGAAACCGGTATTTCCTATACCGAATTTTCCTACATGATTCTTCAGAGTTACGATTTTTACCATCTGTACAAGACCCGCAAATGCAGGTTGCAGATCGGTGGCGGCGACCAATGGGGCAACATCACCGCCGGATGCGAATTCACCCGCCGTCGCTGCGCCCACGAAGGCGAACCGGCCGAGGTCTATGCCCTGACTTTCCCGCTCATAACCACTGCGTCCGGCAAAAAATTCGGCAAATCCGAAAAGGGTGCCATCTACCTCAACGCCGAGATCACCTCGCCCTACGCATTCTATCAGTATTTCATGAACACCGATGATGCGGACGTCATCAAATTCCTTAAGCTCTTCACCTTCCTCGACCAGGAAGCAATCGCCGAAATCGAGAAGCAGATGCAGGAGGCCCCGCACCTTCGCGCCGCCCAGAAACGGCTTGCGGAAGAGGTAACCACCATGATCCACGGCAAGCACGAACTTGAACGCGTACTGGCCACCACCGAAGCCCTGTTCGGGAAAGGCGACCTCAAGACCATCGACCCGGTCACACTGCGTGCCGCGCTCGAATCCGCCCCTGCCTCTCACTACGCCCCCGGCGACGTGCCTGACCTGCCCCAGATGCTGGTGGACCTGAACCTGGTCCAGTCCAAGGGCCAGGCCCGCAAGGACATCCAGGGCGGCGGCGTGTACATCAATGGTGACCGCGTCGAGGACGGCCACGAAATCAGCGATCACGACTTTATCGCCGGTGAACTGCTCGTCATCCGCAAGGGCAAGAAGCACTACGGGCTGATCACAAGAAGTTAG
- the rny gene encoding ribonuclease Y: MVGGGVVAGLGAGIFLFKYISDKKVSDSKGLAERIVSEARKESEALKKEARLQAQDEIFNQKKELERESKDRESQLKSEEKRLHSKEERLDAKREKVADKEAQVVELEKQLIKQEKHLSELEEELEHKADEHERKLQEISGLTVEEAKENLLKEIESRTRHEAAKMIRNIEMEAKENASKKAKEILSLALQRYAGDYAGEQTVTAVALPSEDMKGRIIGREGRNIRALEAATGVDLIIDDTPETVVLSAFSPLKREVAKQALERLIHDGRIHPARIEEVVRKVEGEMDTKLKEIGEQATFDVGVHGIHPELINLLGRLHYRTSFSQNVLQHSMEVAFLCGVMAAELGLNEKEAKRAGLLHDIGKAVDHEIEGPHAVIGADLAKKHGETKEIIHSIAAHHEDVAPTTILANLVQAADSLSGARPGARKELLENYVKRLEELEGLATGFEGVQKAYAIQAGREIRVMVDSEKVGDESTYVLCKDIAEKIENNMTYPGQIRVTVIREKRAVGYAK, translated from the coding sequence ATGGTCGGCGGTGGAGTGGTTGCCGGCCTCGGAGCCGGAATATTTCTCTTCAAATATATCTCCGATAAAAAAGTTTCAGATTCCAAGGGGCTGGCAGAACGCATTGTCTCGGAAGCCAGAAAGGAAAGCGAGGCCCTGAAAAAGGAAGCCCGTCTCCAGGCTCAGGATGAAATATTCAACCAGAAAAAGGAACTGGAACGGGAATCCAAGGACCGCGAAAGCCAACTCAAGAGTGAAGAAAAACGCCTCCATTCCAAGGAAGAGCGTCTCGACGCCAAACGAGAAAAAGTCGCGGACAAGGAGGCCCAGGTAGTCGAGCTGGAAAAACAGCTCATCAAACAGGAAAAGCACCTGAGCGAACTTGAGGAAGAACTCGAACACAAGGCGGACGAGCACGAGCGCAAACTCCAGGAAATCTCCGGCCTGACGGTCGAAGAAGCCAAGGAAAACCTGCTCAAGGAAATCGAATCACGGACGCGCCACGAAGCCGCCAAGATGATCCGCAACATCGAGATGGAGGCCAAGGAAAACGCCTCCAAGAAGGCCAAGGAAATTCTTTCCCTGGCCCTGCAGCGGTATGCGGGCGACTATGCGGGCGAACAGACCGTCACCGCGGTAGCCCTGCCCTCCGAGGACATGAAGGGCCGCATCATCGGCCGCGAAGGCCGCAATATCCGGGCGCTCGAAGCCGCCACCGGCGTGGACCTGATCATCGACGACACCCCGGAGACCGTGGTTCTGTCAGCCTTCAGTCCCCTCAAGCGCGAAGTGGCCAAACAGGCCCTGGAGCGCCTCATCCACGACGGACGCATCCACCCCGCCCGCATCGAAGAAGTCGTACGCAAGGTGGAAGGCGAGATGGACACAAAACTCAAGGAGATCGGCGAACAGGCCACCTTTGACGTCGGCGTCCACGGCATTCACCCGGAACTCATCAATTTGCTCGGCCGGTTGCATTACCGGACCAGCTTCTCCCAAAATGTGCTCCAACATTCCATGGAAGTCGCCTTCCTGTGCGGCGTCATGGCTGCGGAACTCGGCCTCAACGAAAAAGAAGCCAAGCGCGCCGGCCTGCTGCACGACATAGGAAAGGCCGTAGACCACGAAATCGAAGGGCCCCATGCCGTCATCGGTGCGGACCTGGCCAAAAAGCACGGCGAAACCAAGGAGATCATCCACTCCATAGCCGCACACCATGAGGATGTCGCGCCCACAACCATCCTGGCCAATCTGGTCCAGGCGGCGGACTCCCTTTCCGGTGCCCGTCCCGGCGCACGCAAGGAACTGCTTGAGAACTACGTCAAGCGGCTGGAGGAGCTTGAAGGATTGGCCACCGGATTCGAAGGCGTGCAAAAGGCCTACGCCATCCAGGCCGGTCGTGAGATTCGCGTCATGGTGGATTCCGAAAAGGTCGGTGACGAGAGCACCTACGTTCTCTGCAAGGACATCGCCGAGAAGATCGAGAACAACATGACCTACCCGGGCCAGATACGGGTCACGGTCATCAGGGAAAAACGGGCAGTCGGTTACGCAAAATAA
- a CDS encoding AraC family transcriptional regulator, whose amino-acid sequence MARTTTKETSHVSTLPFLGGVDMLHARFVTQTFSRHFHDGFAVGCIESGAMRFNYRGESVVAAKGQVNLVVPGEAHDGHGADRDGWAYRMFYLRPEALLDAAGTLMTRPGLPHFRAGVIDDSELARCIAQTHRLLESPDASAIEKETRLLQLLTHWISRHADKRGQWPEGGHEHRAVNRAREIIEDRYSEDVSLTELSRLAGLSPFHLVRVFEKQLGVTPHGYLTQTRVERARQRLAGTDRMVDIALECGFSDQAHLTRLFKRQTGVTPGKYRKILQNS is encoded by the coding sequence ATGGCGCGCACCACGACAAAGGAAACCTCCCATGTCTCTACCCTCCCCTTTCTGGGCGGGGTGGACATGTTGCATGCGCGGTTCGTGACCCAAACCTTTTCCAGACATTTCCACGACGGATTCGCGGTGGGATGCATCGAATCCGGCGCCATGCGCTTCAACTACCGGGGTGAAAGCGTGGTCGCGGCCAAGGGCCAGGTCAACCTGGTGGTGCCGGGCGAGGCGCACGACGGGCACGGCGCGGACCGGGACGGCTGGGCCTACCGCATGTTCTACCTCAGGCCCGAGGCGCTCCTGGACGCAGCAGGGACGCTCATGACCCGACCGGGCCTGCCCCATTTCCGAGCCGGGGTCATTGACGACTCCGAGCTGGCCCGATGCATCGCACAGACCCACCGGCTGCTGGAAAGCCCGGACGCATCGGCCATCGAGAAGGAAACGCGGCTGTTACAACTGCTGACCCACTGGATTTCCCGGCATGCGGACAAACGTGGCCAATGGCCGGAAGGCGGGCATGAGCACAGGGCCGTGAACCGGGCGCGTGAAATCATCGAGGACCGATACTCCGAGGATGTTTCCCTGACCGAACTGTCGCGGCTGGCCGGTCTGTCGCCCTTTCACCTGGTGCGCGTGTTCGAAAAACAGTTGGGAGTGACGCCCCACGGATACCTGACCCAGACCAGGGTGGAGCGCGCCCGGCAGCGGCTGGCCGGGACTGACCGCATGGTCGATATCGCCCTTGAGTGCGGCTTTTCGGACCAGGCCCATCTGACCCGGCTGTTCAAGCGGCAGACCGGGGTCACGCCGGGCAAATACCGCAAGATTCTTCAAAACTCCTGA
- a CDS encoding TIGR00282 family metallophosphoesterase, with protein sequence MRILFLGDIVGRPGRRAVMDNLARIKAEESIDLAFANGENASSGYGLKAKHAKELFKAGVDGITGGNHTWKYKDLYSLLDSDGRLLRPHNYPDQLPGRGVQVFRKDNLPPVAVINVIGRTFMPPIDCPFASIETIVDGLPADIPIQVVDFHAEATGEKIAMGYFLEGKVSAVVGTHTHVQTNDAKILPGGTAYLTDLGMCGATDSCLGMKPEIILDRYLTGLPRRLEAASGPGVLQGAIFDIDDTTGKAVTMATFNQDSRS encoded by the coding sequence ATGCGCATACTCTTTCTCGGCGACATCGTAGGTCGCCCCGGCCGCCGGGCGGTCATGGACAACCTCGCCCGAATCAAGGCCGAAGAATCCATTGATCTGGCCTTTGCCAACGGTGAAAACGCCAGCTCCGGCTACGGGCTGAAGGCCAAACATGCCAAGGAACTGTTCAAGGCGGGCGTGGACGGCATTACCGGCGGCAACCACACATGGAAATACAAGGATCTCTACTCCCTGCTCGACTCCGATGGACGGTTGCTCAGGCCTCACAACTACCCCGATCAGCTGCCCGGCAGGGGCGTCCAGGTCTTCAGGAAGGACAACCTGCCGCCCGTGGCCGTCATCAACGTCATCGGCCGCACCTTCATGCCGCCCATCGACTGTCCCTTTGCCTCCATTGAAACCATTGTCGACGGACTTCCTGCTGACATCCCGATCCAGGTAGTGGATTTCCACGCCGAGGCCACGGGCGAAAAGATCGCCATGGGCTATTTCCTGGAAGGCAAGGTCTCCGCCGTGGTCGGCACCCACACTCATGTACAGACCAATGATGCCAAAATCCTGCCCGGCGGCACGGCCTACCTGACCGATCTCGGCATGTGCGGCGCAACGGATTCCTGCCTTGGCATGAAGCCTGAAATCATCCTGGACCGATACCTGACCGGCCTGCCCCGACGGCTGGAGGCGGCCTCGGGTCCAGGGGTTTTACAAGGCGCGATTTTTGACATAGATGATACCACCGGCAAGGCGGTAACCATGGCCACGTTCAACCAGGACAGCCGGTCGTGA